One window from the genome of Candidatus Methanomethylicota archaeon encodes:
- a CDS encoding NTP transferase domain-containing protein encodes MNTLKELMEEAEKTQVVMPVGGKAKRMGLQNVNKALIKVAGKTLLEREIELYRNCGFKKFKLLIGHLGEEVIEYAGNGEKWGVEIQYSMDPNVEKVGKGKALKNALINGVIERDKRAIITFPDDLKLNRFLPLMLLAQHIYGVEKYGILATSVLITSTTYPYGVAEIDEVGRIKRFVEKPQLNILTHIGMCIIEPEVYQLIDELIDIGRQEAVEYEATVLPELAKMGKLYSLTLYASDKDDWIPINTLKELEQAEKYLSQRSKPL; translated from the coding sequence ATGAACACATTAAAGGAGTTAATGGAGGAAGCGGAAAAAACGCAGGTAGTAATGCCAGTAGGGGGGAAGGCTAAGAGGATGGGTTTACAAAATGTAAATAAGGCATTAATAAAAGTTGCTGGTAAAACACTACTTGAAAGAGAAATAGAATTATATAGGAATTGTGGATTCAAGAAGTTCAAATTACTAATAGGCCATTTAGGTGAAGAAGTTATTGAGTATGCAGGTAATGGGGAGAAATGGGGGGTTGAAATACAATATTCGATGGATCCAAACGTTGAAAAAGTGGGTAAGGGAAAAGCTTTGAAAAATGCATTAATAAATGGTGTTATAGAAAGAGATAAGAGAGCAATAATAACATTCCCAGACGATTTAAAACTAAACAGATTCCTACCGCTAATGTTGCTTGCACAACACATATATGGTGTGGAGAAATATGGCATTCTCGCCACATCAGTACTGATAACTTCAACAACATACCCCTATGGCGTGGCTGAAATAGATGAAGTTGGAAGAATAAAGAGATTTGTAGAAAAACCACAATTAAACATATTAACACATATAGGAATGTGCATAATTGAACCAGAAGTATACCAATTAATAGATGAACTCATAGATATAGGGAGGCAAGAGGCAGTAGAATATGAGGCAACAGTATTACCAGAACTAGCTAAAATGGGTAAATTGTACAGTTTAACTCTATATGCAAGTGATAAGGATGATTGGATACCAATAAATACATTGAAAGAATTGGAGCAAGCGGAAAAATATCTTTCACAGAGATCCAAACCTCTATAG
- a CDS encoding cytidine/deoxycytidylate deaminase family protein, producing the protein MQKDTPARPSWDEYFMKIAHIVKERSTCLRRNVGAVLVKDKHILSTGYNGAPKGLPHCSETGCLRDKLNVPSGQRHELCRGVHAEQNAIIQAAVFGVSTRGATLYVTDFPCSICAKMIINAEIKEVVYDSSYEDPVSMDLLKSAGIIVRQFQIKTN; encoded by the coding sequence TTGCAAAAGGACACTCCTGCTCGACCATCATGGGATGAATACTTTATGAAAATCGCCCACATAGTGAAGGAAAGATCAACATGTTTGAGAAGAAATGTTGGCGCTGTACTAGTTAAAGATAAACATATTCTGTCTACTGGATATAATGGTGCCCCAAAGGGGTTGCCTCACTGCTCTGAAACTGGATGTTTAAGGGATAAATTGAATGTTCCCTCTGGTCAGAGACATGAGCTTTGCAGAGGAGTTCATGCAGAGCAAAATGCAATAATACAAGCTGCTGTTTTCGGGGTTAGCACTCGTGGTGCAACATTATATGTTACTGATTTCCCCTGTTCTATATGTGCAAAAATGATAATAAATGCCGAAATAAAGGAGGTTGTTTACGATTCTTCATATGAAGATCCCGTCTCCATGGATTTATTGAAATCCGCTGGAATCATTGTAAGGCAATTCCAAATAAAAACAAACTAA
- the hxlB gene encoding 6-phospho-3-hexuloisomerase, translating to MKEFLNVIVTFISKLGSVIDEAQVEKLINILIYAQAAKHSIFVIGAGRSGLVARAFAMRLMHLGFQVYVVGETITPAAGKGDVLLAISGSGSTGIVVDVAQAAKKVGCTVIAITSHPESPLGQLADHVVYVPGRTKISETTDYFSRQVLGLHEPLAPLGTLFEIAATIFLESLVGELMKRLGKTEEDLKSRHATLEGL from the coding sequence ATGAAGGAGTTTCTAAATGTTATTGTCACTTTTATAAGTAAGCTTGGTTCCGTTATAGATGAAGCTCAAGTTGAAAAGTTAATAAATATTTTGATATATGCTCAAGCAGCCAAACATTCAATTTTCGTTATAGGTGCAGGTAGATCTGGACTTGTGGCAAGAGCCTTCGCCATGAGATTAATGCATCTAGGATTTCAGGTATATGTAGTTGGGGAGACAATAACCCCAGCAGCTGGGAAGGGGGATGTACTACTGGCAATATCTGGCTCTGGTAGTACTGGAATAGTGGTTGATGTTGCTCAAGCAGCGAAGAAAGTTGGTTGCACAGTTATAGCCATAACCTCACATCCAGAATCACCTCTAGGTCAATTGGCAGATCATGTGGTCTATGTTCCCGGTAGAACTAAAATATCAGAAACCACCGACTACTTTTCTAGGCAAGTACTGGGTTTACATGAACCATTAGCTCCACTTGGAACACTCTTCGAAATAGCTGCCACAATATTTCTAGAGTCCTTAGTGGGTGAGCTTATGAAGAGATTGGGGAAAACAGAAGAGGATTTAAAAAGTAGGCATGCAACTCTTGAGGGGCTATGA
- a CDS encoding 2-oxoacid:acceptor oxidoreductase subunit alpha: MGEKYFIQGNIACAEAAIIAGCRFFAAYPITPASEIGERLSELLPSVGGRFIQMEDEIASINAVIGASWAGAKAMTATSGPGFSLMQEGIGYAFMTETPCVIVVVQRVGPATGQASKGAQGNFYQSRWGTHGDYSAIVLAPNSVQEMFDLTIKAFNHAEEYRTPVILLADELTAHMFEPVEVPEKVEVKERRIALDNSEPFFDSKDPLKAPPMPKLGIGLNVLVTGSTHNEWGYRATSDPIVHRKLITRLYYKIEGNAKRICEYELDIHDGSKIGIVSYGCSSRSAYGAIEILSEEGLKISHLRLKTLWPFPDWAVEELSSKVDVIIVPELSLGQLVREVERAAYDKTKIISLTKVGGGELIKPHEIIEVIRRLQK; the protein is encoded by the coding sequence ATGGGTGAAAAATATTTCATTCAAGGTAATATTGCTTGCGCAGAAGCTGCAATAATTGCTGGATGCAGATTTTTCGCAGCCTACCCAATAACGCCAGCATCAGAAATAGGTGAAAGACTATCCGAATTACTACCATCCGTTGGAGGTAGATTCATACAAATGGAAGATGAAATAGCTTCAATAAATGCTGTGATAGGGGCAAGTTGGGCTGGAGCAAAAGCCATGACAGCAACCAGCGGTCCAGGATTCAGCTTAATGCAAGAGGGGATTGGATATGCATTCATGACTGAAACACCATGCGTGATAGTTGTTGTACAACGAGTTGGACCAGCCACTGGACAAGCCAGTAAAGGCGCTCAAGGAAACTTTTATCAATCAAGATGGGGGACTCATGGAGATTATAGTGCAATAGTTTTAGCCCCCAATTCAGTTCAAGAAATGTTTGATTTAACGATAAAAGCATTTAATCATGCTGAGGAGTATAGAACTCCAGTAATACTTCTCGCAGATGAATTAACTGCACACATGTTTGAACCAGTAGAAGTCCCGGAAAAAGTGGAGGTGAAGGAAAGAAGAATAGCCTTAGATAATTCTGAACCTTTCTTCGACTCCAAAGATCCATTAAAAGCGCCTCCAATGCCGAAGCTTGGTATAGGGTTAAATGTTCTCGTAACTGGATCAACGCATAATGAGTGGGGATACAGAGCAACATCAGATCCAATCGTACATAGAAAACTTATCACAAGGTTATATTATAAGATAGAGGGGAATGCTAAAAGGATATGTGAATATGAATTAGATATCCATGATGGCTCCAAGATAGGGATAGTATCATATGGTTGCTCATCAAGATCAGCTTACGGAGCCATCGAAATTTTAAGTGAAGAAGGTTTGAAAATTTCTCATTTAAGGTTAAAAACGCTATGGCCATTCCCAGACTGGGCTGTTGAAGAATTATCAAGTAAAGTTGATGTCATAATAGTGCCAGAATTAAGTTTAGGTCAACTGGTAAGAGAAGTGGAGAGGGCAGCCTATGATAAGACGAAAATAATATCTTTAACGAAGGTAGGGGGAGGGGAATTGATAAAACCACATGAGATAATTGAAGTCATAAGGAGGTTACAAAAATGA
- a CDS encoding thiamine pyrophosphate-dependent enzyme: MKHYAIKYLREEVLPTPFCPGCGNGMIINALFKALTELGYEDLRNFVFCSGIGCGAWIPSPHFKADTIHTLHGRAIPVATGIKLMRPELNVFVISGDGDLAGIGLSHLIHAARRELGIKVIMVNNMIYGMTGGQVSPTTPKGVKTTTTPYGNLEKPLDVAKIMAAMKVPYVAKWTTYHMIPLKNSIKKIINVDKFSFIEVISQCPTNYGKNVGFRKPFEMLKWFKENSIPISKAKDMKEEELEGKIIVGEYVNQIE, from the coding sequence ATGAAGCACTATGCTATAAAGTATTTAAGAGAAGAAGTATTGCCAACACCATTCTGCCCAGGATGCGGAAATGGAATGATAATAAATGCACTATTCAAAGCATTAACTGAACTTGGATATGAAGATCTTAGAAACTTCGTATTCTGCAGTGGAATAGGCTGCGGAGCATGGATCCCCTCACCACACTTCAAAGCAGACACCATACATACACTACATGGAAGAGCAATCCCAGTAGCTACAGGAATAAAGTTAATGAGACCGGAACTCAACGTGTTCGTTATAAGTGGAGATGGAGACCTAGCGGGGATAGGATTAAGCCACCTAATACACGCAGCTAGAAGAGAGCTTGGAATAAAAGTAATAATGGTAAACAATATGATATATGGAATGACCGGAGGGCAGGTATCCCCAACAACACCTAAAGGCGTAAAAACAACCACAACACCATATGGAAACCTAGAAAAACCATTGGATGTAGCTAAAATAATGGCAGCCATGAAAGTCCCCTACGTCGCTAAATGGACAACATACCACATGATACCATTAAAAAACTCGATAAAGAAGATAATTAATGTGGATAAATTCTCATTCATAGAGGTTATAAGTCAATGCCCAACAAACTATGGGAAGAATGTGGGATTCAGAAAACCATTCGAAATGCTAAAATGGTTTAAAGAGAATTCAATACCAATATCTAAGGCAAAGGATATGAAGGAAGAGGAACTTGAAGGAAAGATAATTGTTGGAGAATATGTAAATCAAATAGAGTGA
- a CDS encoding 2-oxoacid:acceptor oxidoreductase family protein, translating into MIKIRICGFGGQGILLAGEILGTAAMIEGKYSSEMGSYGAEARGTTTVSDVIISDRKISFPVIDECDILIAMSQQAFNANAKFVKRDGIIIIDEDLVKIPENLTQKVFKVRATKIAEEKFGRLAANMIILGYLAGKTKIVSTESLKKAVKSRVTRMVEANLAAIDEGAKLAHEEGV; encoded by the coding sequence ATGATCAAAATAAGGATTTGCGGATTTGGCGGACAAGGAATACTATTGGCAGGCGAAATACTAGGCACCGCAGCAATGATCGAAGGTAAATATTCCTCGGAAATGGGAAGCTACGGAGCAGAAGCCAGGGGAACTACAACTGTAAGTGATGTTATAATATCCGATAGGAAAATAAGCTTCCCAGTAATCGATGAATGCGACATACTCATCGCAATGAGCCAACAAGCATTCAACGCAAACGCCAAATTTGTAAAAAGAGATGGCATAATAATAATTGATGAAGACCTAGTTAAAATCCCAGAAAATTTAACCCAGAAAGTATTCAAAGTTAGGGCAACAAAAATCGCTGAGGAAAAGTTTGGAAGATTAGCTGCAAACATGATCATATTGGGATACTTAGCTGGAAAAACGAAGATTGTAAGTACAGAATCATTAAAGAAAGCTGTGAAAAGTAGAGTTACAAGAATGGTGGAAGCAAATCTAGCAGCCATAGATGAGGGAGCTAAACTAGCCCATGAAGAGGGAGTATAA
- a CDS encoding energy-coupling factor transporter transmembrane protein EcfT, with product MMTLKAFEFKRGDTIIHRLDPRVKFLLSISYLVLSFIYNNFVILLILFLTSIPLFYLAKSLIDYLRSLRGALLFIILVFALNYFVSGLYLALTITLRLILLMSSFSIFFMTTYPEDFALMLVNIGVPYDFALTLTMSIRFVPTLAREAQIIIDAQRSRGLELEKGNFIVKLKNYIPILVPLIVSALRRSMSVAEAMESRAFGASPKRSSLIELSFKRRDYIALFIIVSFTVFMLLLKFYFHIEDYLNLYSLFMG from the coding sequence ATGATGACTCTTAAAGCTTTTGAATTCAAACGTGGTGATACCATAATTCATAGATTAGATCCCCGCGTTAAATTCCTGCTCTCCATATCCTACTTGGTATTATCCTTCATATACAACAATTTCGTGATACTTTTAATACTATTTTTGACATCAATTCCACTCTTCTATTTAGCCAAATCCCTTATAGATTATCTAAGAAGCTTGAGGGGGGCCCTATTATTCATAATACTGGTTTTTGCATTGAACTATTTTGTATCTGGCCTTTATTTGGCTTTAACCATTACTTTAAGGTTAATTTTGTTAATGTCCTCATTTTCAATATTCTTCATGACCACATATCCAGAAGACTTTGCTCTTATGCTTGTGAATATTGGTGTACCCTATGATTTTGCACTTACATTAACTATGTCAATAAGGTTTGTTCCAACATTAGCTAGGGAAGCTCAAATCATAATTGATGCTCAAAGATCTAGGGGGCTTGAGCTTGAAAAGGGGAACTTCATAGTGAAATTGAAGAATTATATTCCCATACTGGTTCCATTAATTGTAAGTGCATTAAGGAGATCTATGAGTGTTGCGGAAGCTATGGAATCGAGGGCTTTTGGTGCTTCTCCAAAGAGGAGTAGTTTAATTGAGTTGTCTTTTAAAAGGAGGGATTACATAGCTTTGTTCATCATAGTTTCATTTACCGTATTCATGCTACTTCTAAAGTTTTACTTCCATATTGAAGATTATTTAAACTTATACTCCCTCTTCATGGGCTAG
- a CDS encoding energy-coupling factor ABC transporter ATP-binding protein, whose protein sequence is MIEVHDLWFYYDDNPVLKGVSLEINPGEIVAIMGENGAGKTTLIKHFNGLLKPKRGYVKVFGVDTRYATVAQLSRRVGLVFQNPDHQLFAETVEEEVSFALKNFGFPKEVISERVEKVLKLLDLYDLRDRSPFTLSGGERRRVTIASVLCYDPDIIVFDEPTVGQDYMQKEKLAQLIKLLHTQLKTVVVVTHDIEFVAENFPRVILLSSGRVIADGSTRKILTDEDLMKKANLVLPQVTQIAYSLHEFGIPKDLLLVQEVRDSILKVLCR, encoded by the coding sequence ATGATTGAGGTACATGACTTATGGTTTTATTATGATGATAATCCAGTTTTAAAGGGAGTATCCCTTGAAATAAATCCTGGTGAAATTGTTGCAATAATGGGTGAGAATGGTGCTGGAAAGACTACTCTAATTAAGCATTTCAATGGATTGTTAAAGCCCAAACGTGGATATGTAAAAGTATTTGGGGTTGATACCAGATACGCCACTGTTGCCCAACTTTCACGACGGGTTGGTTTAGTATTTCAAAATCCTGATCATCAGTTATTCGCAGAAACTGTGGAGGAAGAGGTTTCATTTGCATTGAAGAATTTTGGTTTTCCAAAGGAAGTTATTAGTGAGAGGGTTGAGAAGGTACTAAAATTATTGGATTTATATGATTTGAGAGATCGCTCCCCCTTCACTTTAAGTGGGGGTGAGCGTAGGCGCGTTACTATTGCATCAGTATTATGCTATGACCCTGATATAATAGTTTTTGATGAACCAACAGTGGGTCAAGATTATATGCAGAAGGAGAAGCTTGCACAACTTATAAAATTACTTCATACACAATTGAAAACTGTGGTGGTGGTTACCCATGATATTGAATTTGTAGCTGAAAATTTCCCGAGAGTCATACTTCTCTCTTCTGGTAGGGTAATTGCTGATGGTAGTACACGTAAAATATTGACTGATGAAGATTTGATGAAAAAGGCAAACCTTGTTTTGCCTCAAGTAACTCAGATAGCTTATTCCCTTCATGAATTTGGAATACCTAAAGATCTTTTGTTAGTTCAAGAAGTTCGTGACTCTATACTAAAAGTTCTTTGTAGGTGA
- a CDS encoding energy-coupling factor ABC transporter ATP-binding protein, whose protein sequence is MAIVEVKGLSYKYPGSLKYAIKDISLSIDEGEFVVITGPSGCGKTTLCRCFNGLIPHFYGGEFIGDVIVNGLSVKNTPTTILSKYVGMVFQDPESQLFSLNVEREVAFGLENLGLNREEIRSRVNEVLELMGISHLRNRAPFELSGGEQQKVALAACLAMRPKILVLDEPTSHLDPASAYSLLTLLSDLRRRLKLTVIIVEHRLEALVAVCNRLIIMNEGKIIFNGDPRTVFSNENIGSIKSIGVGIPKVVELYHHLLNSGVVLRDIPLSPKMFKEYFLEVVKK, encoded by the coding sequence ATGGCGATCGTTGAAGTTAAAGGTCTCTCATACAAGTATCCTGGTTCATTAAAATATGCAATTAAAGATATTTCTTTAAGTATAGATGAAGGCGAATTTGTTGTTATAACAGGTCCCAGTGGTTGTGGTAAGACAACTTTATGTAGATGTTTTAATGGTTTAATCCCACACTTCTATGGTGGTGAATTTATTGGTGATGTTATAGTTAATGGGTTATCCGTCAAAAATACCCCCACAACTATCTTATCAAAATATGTTGGTATGGTTTTTCAAGATCCTGAATCACAACTTTTTTCATTAAATGTGGAGCGTGAAGTAGCTTTTGGACTTGAAAATTTAGGTTTAAATAGGGAAGAAATTAGGTCAAGGGTTAATGAGGTTCTGGAATTGATGGGGATTTCCCATCTCCGCAATCGGGCACCCTTTGAGCTTTCTGGTGGTGAACAGCAGAAGGTTGCTTTGGCAGCTTGTTTAGCTATGAGACCAAAAATTCTAGTCTTAGATGAACCGACATCGCATTTAGATCCTGCAAGTGCTTACTCATTACTCACCTTGCTTAGTGATCTCAGGCGTAGATTGAAGTTAACTGTGATCATCGTTGAACATAGATTAGAAGCTTTAGTTGCCGTATGTAATAGGCTTATAATAATGAATGAGGGTAAAATAATCTTTAATGGGGATCCTAGAACTGTTTTTTCAAATGAAAATATAGGTTCTATTAAAAGTATTGGTGTGGGTATACCTAAGGTAGTTGAATTGTATCATCACCTTTTAAATAGTGGGGTTGTATTAAGAGATATCCCTCTATCCCCAAAAATGTTTAAGGAATATTTCTTGGAGGTTGTTAAGAAATGA
- a CDS encoding DHH family phosphoesterase, giving the protein MSECRKFIEVLNSLSPKKVALLCHRNADPDSFGSAYALRELLMKLYANMEVFIVSPEGLNSSSKRLLNHIDNVNVLETIDGSVDVLIMVDAISFTQLGSLGDFVKGSSIPLLIIDHHEPLKETIDRALYIASNTNASSTAEIVANFFKELHLNMSRSSALALLTAIISDSKRFLIASIETFRSVCFLMENGGDYSLALSIISEPMDISERIARLKGAQRLKLFRFGKWLIVFSNVSSFEASLARALIDLGGDLAVVVGGEGDDVRVSARSTEAFYRETGFHLGRDLMIPLGEFIGGTGGGHSTAAGANGCRNRDGIENFCIKIISSKIARG; this is encoded by the coding sequence TTGAGTGAATGTAGAAAGTTTATCGAAGTATTAAATTCCCTCTCGCCGAAGAAAGTGGCTTTACTTTGTCATCGTAATGCTGATCCAGACTCCTTTGGGAGCGCATATGCCCTAAGAGAGCTTTTAATGAAGTTGTATGCTAATATGGAAGTTTTTATTGTATCACCTGAAGGATTGAACTCATCATCGAAGAGGTTATTGAACCATATAGATAATGTAAATGTCTTGGAAACCATTGATGGTAGTGTTGATGTTTTAATTATGGTGGATGCTATATCCTTTACTCAGCTTGGTTCTTTAGGTGATTTTGTAAAGGGGTCTAGTATTCCACTTTTGATTATTGATCATCATGAGCCATTGAAGGAAACTATTGATCGCGCCTTGTACATAGCTTCAAATACTAATGCGTCTTCCACAGCTGAAATAGTCGCCAATTTCTTCAAAGAGTTACATTTGAATATGAGTAGGAGCAGTGCATTAGCACTACTTACAGCAATAATATCTGATTCAAAGAGATTTCTAATAGCTTCCATTGAAACATTTAGAAGCGTCTGTTTCCTCATGGAGAATGGAGGCGATTATAGTTTAGCTTTATCAATAATCTCAGAGCCTATGGATATCTCTGAAAGAATAGCTAGACTTAAGGGTGCGCAGAGATTAAAATTATTTAGGTTTGGGAAGTGGTTGATAGTTTTTTCAAATGTAAGTTCCTTTGAAGCTTCCCTTGCAAGAGCGTTGATTGATCTTGGAGGGGATTTAGCCGTAGTGGTCGGAGGTGAAGGTGATGATGTACGTGTTAGTGCAAGGTCTACGGAAGCCTTCTATAGGGAGACTGGCTTTCATTTGGGAAGAGATCTTATGATTCCTTTAGGAGAATTTATAGGTGGCACTGGGGGTGGGCATTCTACAGCTGCAGGTGCCAATGGATGTAGGAATAGGGATGGTATTGAAAATTTCTGTATAAAAATAATTTCGAGTAAAATTGCAAGGGGATGA
- a CDS encoding DUF3194 domain-containing protein — protein sequence MANSTFTDKSIEELCVLAENIIRSYILSKFSINDILDLNVSVDVRLLDDGQLTFDVDVELTLHPKFSRSDVEVVINEAVERCFKELDKRMGSVE from the coding sequence ATGGCTAACAGTACCTTTACTGATAAATCCATAGAAGAACTTTGTGTTTTAGCTGAAAATATTATACGGTCATATATACTTTCAAAATTTTCAATTAACGATATTCTGGATTTAAATGTGAGTGTGGATGTCCGTCTTTTAGATGATGGGCAGTTAACATTTGATGTTGATGTCGAGTTGACCTTACACCCAAAATTTTCTAGGAGCGATGTGGAAGTAGTTATAAATGAGGCTGTCGAAAGATGTTTTAAAGAATTAGATAAGAGGATGGGTAGTGTTGAGTGA
- a CDS encoding prefoldin subunit beta yields MDEKLPPDVEEKVARLQDLQEQLRLILVRKQQLQLQLAESQNALEAVEKLSDDCEVYKAAGYVMFKSSKAKVLEELRDKRDTLELRIKTLEKQEALLRKQFEELRREVSNLLSTIQRSGA; encoded by the coding sequence TTGGATGAAAAGTTACCACCTGATGTTGAGGAGAAAGTTGCAAGATTGCAGGATCTTCAAGAACAATTAAGATTAATTTTAGTTAGGAAGCAACAACTACAGCTTCAATTAGCCGAGTCCCAGAATGCTTTAGAGGCTGTTGAAAAGCTTTCCGATGATTGTGAAGTTTATAAGGCAGCTGGATATGTAATGTTTAAATCAAGTAAAGCAAAAGTTTTAGAAGAGTTAAGAGATAAGAGGGATACTTTGGAATTAAGAATAAAAACTCTTGAAAAGCAAGAAGCTTTGCTCCGTAAACAATTTGAAGAGTTGCGGAGAGAAGTAAGCAATCTACTTTCAACAATTCAACGTTCAGGGGCATAA
- a CDS encoding 50S ribosomal protein L37ae, whose translation MGSKSKVGPAGRFGARYGASLRARVRNIEILMHAPHKCPRCQSKGKLKRLSVGIWMCKKCGYKFAGGAYVPSSAMLR comes from the coding sequence ATGGGGTCTAAAAGTAAAGTGGGTCCTGCGGGGAGATTTGGTGCACGTTATGGAGCTTCACTTAGGGCAAGGGTAAGGAACATTGAAATTTTGATGCATGCTCCTCACAAATGTCCAAGATGCCAATCTAAGGGGAAATTGAAGCGTTTAAGTGTTGGTATATGGATGTGCAAAAAGTGTGGATATAAGTTTGCTGGAGGGGCTTATGTTCCCTCATCTGCGATGCTGAGATGA
- a CDS encoding exosome complex protein Rrp42, with protein MSVMMVSLPINKDLILGSLSKGIRSDGRRLDEYRPIKFEFNVISKANGSASVRIGDTYVLVGIKAEIGKPFPDTPNEGVLIVNSEFVPLASPQFEAGPPDENSIELARVIDRGLRHGGAVDFKDLCIIPNEKVWILWVDIYVLDHGGDLFDATALASLAALMVTKIPVVTVEGSQVVVHDERRSLKMADYPVSVTINKIGNYLLLDPTLEELEFVEARLTVFTNSKGEICAVQKGLPGAFTYDEILKSIELAKSKGQELRSILLESFNNWEKSMRGA; from the coding sequence ATGAGTGTAATGATGGTTTCCTTGCCAATAAATAAAGATTTAATATTGGGTTCTCTATCCAAGGGGATTAGAAGCGATGGTCGTAGATTAGATGAATATCGACCAATAAAATTCGAGTTTAACGTTATAAGTAAAGCTAATGGTTCTGCCAGCGTAAGGATTGGAGACACGTATGTTTTGGTGGGAATAAAAGCTGAAATTGGTAAACCATTTCCAGATACCCCTAATGAAGGTGTTCTAATAGTGAATTCAGAGTTTGTTCCGCTGGCTTCTCCACAATTTGAAGCAGGACCTCCCGATGAAAATTCCATAGAATTGGCGAGGGTTATAGATAGGGGTTTAAGGCATGGTGGTGCTGTAGACTTTAAAGATCTATGTATAATACCAAATGAGAAGGTTTGGATATTGTGGGTTGACATCTATGTTCTTGATCATGGCGGAGACCTTTTTGATGCTACAGCTTTGGCTTCTCTAGCTGCTTTGATGGTTACAAAGATACCAGTAGTTACAGTTGAAGGTTCGCAGGTAGTTGTGCATGATGAGAGGAGATCATTGAAAATGGCTGATTACCCAGTATCAGTGACTATAAATAAGATTGGAAATTATCTATTGTTAGACCCTACATTGGAGGAGCTTGAGTTTGTCGAGGCGAGGTTAACTGTGTTCACTAATTCTAAGGGGGAGATATGTGCAGTTCAGAAGGGGCTTCCCGGAGCTTTCACATATGATGAGATTTTGAAATCCATTGAGTTAGCGAAATCTAAAGGGCAGGAATTAAGGTCAATTTTATTAGAATCCTTCAACAATTGGGAGAAGAGTATGAGGGGTGCTTGA
- a CDS encoding exosome complex exonuclease Rrp41 produces the protein MSGKRRLIDENGLRVDGRRWNELRPLKIEVGVLSNVDGSARIIQGKTHILVGVYGPRESFAKHVSLPDKSVVRCRYRMAPFSVEERKSPAPSRREIELSKVIREALEPAIFVEEFPRTTIDIFIEVLEADGGTRCASITAASVALADAGIPMRDLVAACAVGKADGKLIVDLSDVEDKYGEADVPFAIMPNKNIITLLQMDGILTSDEFNTLLQLAMKSCKYIHEVQRKALKDGFGEIKNLVLEE, from the coding sequence ATGAGTGGGAAGAGGAGACTTATTGATGAAAATGGATTGAGGGTTGATGGTAGGCGATGGAATGAGCTTAGACCATTAAAAATTGAGGTGGGAGTTCTTTCAAATGTTGATGGTTCTGCGCGTATAATTCAAGGTAAGACACATATATTGGTTGGAGTGTATGGCCCTAGGGAGAGCTTTGCCAAACATGTAAGTTTGCCCGATAAATCTGTTGTTAGGTGCAGATATAGGATGGCGCCCTTTTCTGTTGAGGAACGCAAATCCCCCGCACCTTCTAGGCGTGAGATAGAGTTATCTAAAGTTATTCGGGAAGCTTTGGAGCCTGCAATTTTTGTTGAGGAATTTCCAAGGACAACTATAGATATATTCATTGAAGTTTTAGAAGCTGATGGTGGCACTAGGTGTGCAAGTATAACCGCTGCCTCTGTAGCTCTTGCCGATGCCGGTATTCCCATGAGGGATTTGGTTGCTGCATGTGCTGTTGGTAAAGCTGATGGTAAGCTCATAGTAGATTTATCCGATGTGGAAGATAAGTATGGTGAAGCCGACGTCCCATTTGCTATAATGCCAAATAAGAATATCATTACATTACTTCAAATGGATGGAATACTTACCTCGGATGAATTTAACACTTTACTACAACTTGCTATGAAAAGCTGTAAGTATATTCATGAAGTTCAGAGAAAAGCTTTAAAGGATGGATTTGGAGAAATTAAAAACCTCGTATTGGAGGAATGA